A genome region from Skermanella rosea includes the following:
- a CDS encoding MFS transporter, which produces MPFILILGLAGFASALSLRATDPLLPVLADDLGVTLREAALLASAYTLPYAIMQLVLGPVGDAIGKIRLIRISLAVLTVGLALSALAPGYGSVLAARALAGGFAGGVIPASMALIGDRVAYAERQFSISRFLVAVIFGQLSGSAISGALAEVAGWRAVFALSAVVAGLALAASLLFLHGERTRGELSLGGSIARYRTVLANPASLFVFATVAGEGILIFGVFPFVAPMLVPHGGTGSLEAGIAISGFAVGGILYSLVVRRLVAGLGQWGMMRIGGAVAGLAYMLVATPLPWTAVAGLFVVAGFGFYMLHNTMQTQATELAPGARGSALALFASSFFLGQGLGPILGGPISHAYGFGTLFVLSGLLIVGLGTGAAWLIKSR; this is translated from the coding sequence ATGCCGTTCATCCTGATCCTGGGCCTGGCCGGCTTCGCCAGCGCCCTGTCCCTGCGGGCCACCGACCCGCTGCTGCCGGTGCTGGCGGACGACCTGGGCGTGACCCTGCGGGAGGCGGCGCTGCTCGCCTCCGCCTACACGCTGCCCTACGCGATCATGCAGCTCGTGCTCGGCCCGGTCGGCGACGCGATCGGCAAGATCCGGCTGATCCGCATCTCGCTGGCGGTCCTGACGGTCGGGCTTGCGCTGTCGGCGCTGGCGCCCGGCTATGGCAGCGTGCTGGCGGCGCGGGCGCTGGCCGGCGGCTTCGCGGGCGGCGTGATCCCGGCCTCCATGGCGCTGATCGGCGACCGGGTCGCCTATGCGGAACGCCAGTTCTCGATCAGCCGCTTCCTGGTCGCGGTGATCTTCGGCCAGCTCTCCGGCTCCGCCATCTCGGGCGCCCTGGCCGAGGTGGCGGGCTGGCGCGCGGTGTTCGCCCTGTCGGCCGTCGTGGCCGGGCTGGCCCTGGCGGCCTCACTGCTGTTCCTCCACGGCGAGCGGACCCGGGGCGAGCTGTCGCTCGGCGGCTCGATCGCGCGCTATCGGACGGTGCTGGCGAACCCGGCCTCGCTGTTCGTCTTCGCCACGGTGGCGGGGGAGGGGATCCTGATCTTCGGCGTTTTCCCCTTCGTCGCCCCCATGCTGGTGCCCCATGGCGGCACCGGCTCGCTGGAGGCGGGGATCGCCATCTCCGGCTTCGCGGTCGGCGGCATCCTCTACAGCCTGGTGGTGCGCCGGCTGGTCGCCGGCCTGGGCCAGTGGGGCATGATGCGGATCGGCGGCGCGGTGGCGGGCCTCGCCTACATGCTGGTCGCCACGCCGCTGCCCTGGACCGCAGTCGCCGGCCTGTTCGTGGTGGCGGGGTTCGGCTTCTACATGCTGCACAACACCATGCAGACCCAGGCGACCGAACTGGCTCCCGGCGCCCGCGGCTCCGCGCTGGCGCTGTTCGCCTCGTCCTTCTTCCTGGGCCAGGGGCTCGGGCCGATCCTCGGCGGCCCGATCTCCCACGCCTACGGCTTCGGCACCCTGTTCGTCCTGTCCGGACTGCTGATCGTCGGCCTCGGCACGGGAGCGGCTTGGCTGATCAAGTCGCGCTAA
- a CDS encoding hemerythrin domain-containing protein — protein sequence MRRDADWISMRGILAFAGGAAAALIASRLLPPVVAQAAGTARASAGRDAFDALARDHRVILSLLDRMEHSPDDAVFDRTQLLLRLKHRLAAHAMAEEDVVYPLLHDRAQAVEHTRQLYSEHAEMKMHLYALEQIPKDDPRWRTRAGELRRLIEHHVDQEEEVDFPKLRQVMDQRETARMSGEVHREKALLL from the coding sequence ATGCGGAGAGATGCGGACTGGATTTCGATGCGCGGCATCCTGGCCTTCGCCGGCGGCGCCGCGGCGGCCCTGATCGCCAGCCGGCTGCTGCCCCCGGTCGTGGCGCAGGCGGCGGGAACGGCCCGGGCTTCCGCCGGCCGGGACGCCTTCGATGCGCTGGCGCGCGACCACCGGGTCATCCTGTCGCTGCTGGACCGGATGGAGCATAGCCCCGACGATGCCGTCTTCGACCGGACGCAACTGCTGCTCCGCCTGAAGCACCGCCTGGCCGCCCACGCCATGGCGGAGGAGGACGTGGTCTACCCGCTGCTCCACGACCGCGCCCAGGCCGTCGAGCATACGAGGCAGCTCTACAGCGAGCATGCCGAGATGAAGATGCACCTCTACGCCCTGGAGCAGATCCCCAAGGACGATCCGCGCTGGCGGACCCGTGCCGGGGAACTGAGGCGGCTGATCGAACACCATGTCGACCAGGAGGAGGAGGTCGATTTCCCGAAGCTGCGCCAAGTCATGGACCAGCGGGAAACGGCCAGGATGTCCGGCGAGGTTCACCGCGAGAAGGCCCTGCTCCTTTAG
- a CDS encoding HWE histidine kinase domain-containing protein, giving the protein MDVTARARIVARLCAALAALIAGGSIAGRIAGWITAGPVPESLQMLPLTAVCLCLAALGLGARSLPGRLAGIVATLSAGAVAAVAAWTLLAYAAGIPLPLDSIRIFDDVAVTAGHPTPGRMAWATALSLLPTALGIAVSGRGWGRGFPAPWLAALGALPPALAGAGYMIGADVLRGTGFATAMALPTALALLALTAGTFALAPNSRSIAWLTGPGPGAATARTLLPIAVAGPFGAAWLLDRGVNSGIYGSEFRMVLVAALTALVLAAAVILHAARLDRSEALARTSEKRLRRVVQEAPFPVMVHAEDGEISLVSHAWLDLTGYAAHEIGTVADWTSRAYGQRMDTVRMDIDRLYELDGPLDEGDYEIRAADGRTLVWAFRSAPIGHDTRGRRLVVTMAADLTDRRATETRLRLLMREVDHRAKNALAVVQAIVQLSRAEDPAVYAEAVQGRVAAMARAHVLLAASGWSGVDIRSLVEGEVDALRGPDNILDAAGPGASIRAEAAQAVTLVLHELAANAARYGALSRPGGRLRVEWRPDPEEGGLCLDWEEQGGPPAAMPPGTGGFGITLMRQTIEGQLMGRLEMDWQVRGLRCRLVLPSDVWHLRNVSERSEPRESDAATLPHHRERRVLVVEDEALTALALKKLLNDAGFRVLGPVGRVGDALALARTEDPEAAVLDVNLFGETVLPLADILLDRGVPFVFCTGYQNGGGIAEHHRNAPVLTKPVNGNQLIAAVDRLLSGRVS; this is encoded by the coding sequence ATGGACGTGACGGCCAGGGCCAGGATCGTCGCGCGCCTGTGCGCCGCCCTGGCGGCCCTGATCGCCGGGGGCTCCATCGCCGGCCGGATCGCAGGGTGGATCACCGCCGGGCCGGTACCGGAAAGCCTGCAGATGCTTCCCCTGACCGCCGTGTGCCTGTGCCTCGCGGCGCTCGGCCTCGGCGCGCGGAGCTTGCCCGGACGCCTCGCGGGCATCGTCGCGACGCTGTCCGCCGGAGCGGTCGCGGCCGTCGCGGCATGGACGCTGCTGGCCTATGCGGCGGGTATTCCGCTCCCCCTGGACAGTATTCGGATCTTCGACGATGTCGCCGTCACCGCGGGCCACCCGACCCCGGGCCGCATGGCCTGGGCTACCGCGCTCAGCCTGTTGCCGACCGCCCTCGGGATCGCGGTTTCCGGAAGAGGGTGGGGAAGGGGCTTTCCGGCGCCGTGGCTCGCGGCGCTGGGCGCCCTTCCGCCCGCCTTGGCCGGGGCGGGCTACATGATCGGCGCGGATGTTCTCCGGGGGACCGGCTTCGCCACCGCCATGGCCCTGCCGACCGCCCTGGCCCTGCTGGCGCTGACGGCCGGCACCTTCGCCCTGGCGCCGAACTCCAGGTCGATCGCTTGGCTGACCGGACCGGGGCCGGGTGCCGCCACGGCCCGGACTCTCCTTCCCATCGCCGTCGCCGGACCGTTCGGGGCGGCCTGGCTCCTCGACCGGGGCGTGAACTCCGGCATCTACGGGTCGGAATTCCGGATGGTGCTGGTGGCAGCGCTCACCGCCCTGGTCCTCGCGGCGGCCGTGATCCTGCACGCCGCCCGGCTGGACCGGTCCGAAGCCCTGGCACGGACAAGCGAGAAGCGCCTGCGCCGCGTGGTCCAAGAGGCGCCGTTTCCCGTCATGGTGCACGCCGAAGACGGCGAAATCTCCCTGGTCAGCCATGCCTGGCTCGACCTGACCGGGTACGCCGCCCACGAGATCGGGACCGTGGCGGACTGGACCTCGCGCGCCTATGGCCAGCGGATGGACACGGTGCGCATGGACATCGACCGGCTCTACGAACTCGACGGTCCACTGGACGAGGGCGACTACGAGATCCGGGCCGCCGACGGGCGCACGCTGGTCTGGGCGTTCCGGTCCGCGCCGATCGGCCATGACACCCGGGGGCGGCGCCTGGTCGTCACCATGGCGGCCGACCTGACCGACCGGCGGGCCACGGAGACGCGGCTTCGGCTGCTGATGCGGGAGGTGGATCACCGGGCCAAGAACGCGCTTGCCGTGGTACAGGCCATCGTGCAGCTCTCCCGCGCCGAGGATCCGGCCGTCTACGCCGAAGCCGTCCAGGGCCGGGTTGCGGCGATGGCGCGGGCCCATGTCCTCCTCGCGGCGTCCGGATGGTCGGGCGTGGACATCCGCAGCCTGGTGGAAGGCGAGGTGGACGCCCTCCGCGGGCCGGACAATATCCTTGACGCGGCCGGGCCGGGAGCGTCGATCCGGGCCGAGGCGGCACAGGCGGTGACCCTGGTCCTTCACGAGCTGGCGGCCAACGCCGCCCGCTACGGCGCGCTGTCCAGGCCGGGGGGCCGGCTGCGCGTCGAATGGCGACCCGATCCGGAGGAGGGCGGCCTCTGCCTGGACTGGGAGGAACAAGGCGGCCCACCCGCAGCCATGCCGCCCGGGACCGGTGGCTTCGGCATCACGCTGATGCGCCAGACGATCGAGGGGCAGCTGATGGGACGGTTGGAGATGGACTGGCAGGTACGGGGGCTGAGATGCCGGCTGGTATTGCCGTCCGACGTCTGGCACCTTCGGAACGTTTCCGAAAGATCCGAACCCCGCGAAAGCGACGCCGCCACCCTGCCGCACCACCGGGAACGGCGGGTCCTGGTGGTCGAGGACGAGGCGCTGACCGCCCTTGCCCTGAAGAAGCTCCTGAACGACGCGGGGTTCCGCGTCCTGGGGCCGGTCGGCCGGGTCGGGGACGCGCTCGCGCTTGCCCGAACCGAAGACCCGGAGGCGGCGGTGCTCGACGTCAACCTGTTCGGGGAAACGGTGCTCCCCCTGGCGGACATCCTGCTTGATCGGGGCGTGCCGTTCGTGTTCTGCACCGGCTACCAGAACGGCGGCGGGATCGCCGAGCACCACAGGAATGCGCCGGTCCTGACCAAGCCCGTCAACGGCAACCAGCTGATCGCCGCGGTCGACCGCCTTCTGTCCGGGCGGGTGTCCTGA
- a CDS encoding DEAD/DEAH box helicase family protein codes for MQRNDRGRDDRPEGPWNPGIQSGFTRELLALSTIFRPENSFNNIAQAMELRDVTGLSLEDLAIFRPERLALHEVLVRVTADYEIPDPEDASVSSLGMNLRRMTQTLMTLVVEPHRSQLDDLYRQARSELETFIGSELSGSFRRSSTDPGRERDAAPRGLWTWFRRSPGVAAAPAVESEWDRDERVVRTWSMRAHASEAALDKAAFRSLVRVASATRLKHGRILGEHTFLPSLALGLACNDYGGRVIGQFLEPKIRDVAQRKGFRQIPAQDRPVTMLTKGASASGKSTMRPLQRKLAAKMGIQWNDFALISPDTWRKALLDFDSLGALYKYAGMLTSQEVTLIDRKLDAHLVRKGDKRQTSHLLIDRFRFDSFALHSDESKHLPSRFGNLLCYLFMVTPPEETVERAWQRGLEVGRYKSVDDLLAHNVEAYTGMQNILFGRALDLNMSVHFEFLDNSVPRGEVPLTAAFGWSGEMNILDVRCILNLERYRKINVDARRREEVYPDQATMAAENNAGYLARCIRKFSRVNFADRGTGRIYARFEAGQLRWTDPDALATASADPEVQAALHAVAPDMAKLAPWPATTPEFLQPARFHTIGRWGGSAPAGSRDVVA; via the coding sequence ATGCAAAGAAATGACAGGGGTCGTGACGATCGCCCCGAAGGCCCCTGGAATCCAGGCATCCAGTCGGGGTTCACGCGCGAACTGCTGGCACTCTCGACCATTTTCCGGCCGGAGAACTCCTTCAACAACATCGCGCAAGCCATGGAACTCCGGGACGTCACCGGACTGTCGCTGGAGGATCTGGCGATCTTCCGGCCGGAACGGCTGGCCCTGCACGAGGTGCTGGTACGGGTCACGGCGGACTACGAGATCCCCGATCCCGAAGACGCCAGCGTCAGCAGCCTGGGCATGAACCTGCGGCGCATGACGCAGACGCTCATGACGCTGGTCGTCGAACCGCACCGATCCCAGCTCGACGACCTGTACCGTCAGGCGAGATCCGAGCTTGAGACCTTCATCGGAAGCGAACTGTCGGGTTCGTTCCGCCGTTCCTCGACCGATCCCGGCAGGGAGCGGGACGCGGCTCCGCGCGGTCTCTGGACCTGGTTCCGCAGGTCGCCCGGCGTCGCGGCGGCACCCGCGGTGGAAAGCGAATGGGACCGCGACGAGCGGGTCGTCCGCACGTGGAGCATGCGGGCGCACGCGAGCGAGGCGGCGCTGGACAAGGCTGCCTTCCGGTCGCTCGTGAGGGTCGCTTCGGCTACCCGCCTGAAGCACGGCCGGATCCTGGGAGAGCACACGTTTCTTCCGTCCCTCGCCCTGGGCCTCGCCTGCAACGACTATGGCGGCAGGGTCATTGGTCAGTTCCTCGAGCCGAAAATCCGCGACGTCGCGCAACGGAAAGGATTCCGGCAGATCCCCGCCCAGGATCGGCCGGTCACCATGCTGACCAAAGGCGCTTCCGCCTCGGGGAAGAGCACGATGCGGCCCCTGCAAAGGAAGCTGGCCGCGAAGATGGGAATCCAGTGGAACGACTTCGCGCTGATAAGCCCCGATACCTGGCGGAAGGCCCTGCTCGATTTCGATTCACTGGGTGCCTTGTACAAGTATGCGGGGATGCTAACCAGCCAGGAAGTCACGCTGATCGATCGGAAGCTCGATGCCCATCTCGTACGCAAGGGCGACAAGCGGCAGACCTCGCACCTCCTGATCGACCGCTTCCGCTTCGACAGCTTTGCGCTCCATTCGGACGAAAGCAAGCACCTGCCGTCCCGCTTCGGCAACCTGCTGTGCTATCTGTTCATGGTGACTCCCCCCGAGGAGACGGTCGAGCGCGCTTGGCAGCGCGGCCTGGAAGTCGGCCGGTACAAGTCGGTGGACGATCTGCTCGCGCACAACGTGGAGGCCTATACGGGGATGCAGAACATCCTGTTCGGCCGCGCGCTGGACCTGAACATGTCCGTCCACTTCGAGTTCCTTGACAACAGCGTCCCGCGCGGAGAGGTGCCTCTCACGGCCGCGTTCGGCTGGAGCGGCGAGATGAACATCCTGGACGTCCGCTGCATACTCAACCTGGAGCGATACCGGAAGATCAACGTCGATGCCCGCCGGCGGGAGGAGGTCTATCCGGACCAGGCGACGATGGCCGCGGAGAACAACGCGGGATATCTAGCCCGCTGCATACGGAAATTTTCCCGGGTGAACTTCGCCGACCGCGGCACGGGGCGCATCTATGCCCGCTTCGAGGCAGGCCAACTCCGCTGGACCGATCCGGATGCCCTCGCGACCGCGAGTGCGGACCCCGAAGTGCAGGCCGCCCTGCACGCGGTCGCCCCGGACATGGCGAAATTGGCGCCTTGGCCCGCCACGACGCCAGAGTTTCTTCAACCCGCCCGCTTTCACACGATCGGCCGATGGGGCGGTTCGGCTCCGGCTGGCTCTCGCGACGTCGTGGCGTAA
- a CDS encoding sensor histidine kinase: MAPLPGYGFAAAAFLVGLLARFLLHSVLPPGFPYITFFPAVILTCFVAGTRAGTLCAVLSGLAAWYWFIPPFDSFGLTADTALALAFYVFIVGVDIAIIHAMRRAGERLKAAQEVSAELARRQTTLFAELQHRVANNLSFVSSLLMLQKAAVAADPASAENAFDDAMHRLEMMSRLHRRLHEPAALDQPLGDYLGGLCDDLLKATGASNVACRVQADDVRMDLRGLTALSLILTELMTNSVKHAFKGRDHGVIEVDLKRLDPHRASLTVADDGPGMPREVVPSLGLQIIEGLVSQLDGELVLPEPGASLTRIVFPA; encoded by the coding sequence ATGGCGCCCCTGCCGGGCTACGGCTTCGCGGCGGCGGCGTTCCTCGTCGGTCTCCTCGCGCGGTTCCTGCTCCATTCCGTGCTGCCGCCCGGATTCCCCTACATCACCTTCTTCCCCGCGGTCATCCTGACCTGCTTCGTCGCCGGCACGCGCGCGGGTACGCTGTGCGCCGTCCTGAGCGGCCTGGCCGCCTGGTACTGGTTCATACCGCCGTTCGACTCCTTCGGGCTCACGGCGGACACGGCGCTCGCCCTGGCTTTCTACGTCTTCATCGTCGGCGTCGACATAGCCATCATCCACGCCATGAGGCGCGCGGGCGAACGTCTCAAGGCGGCGCAGGAGGTCTCCGCGGAACTCGCCCGTCGGCAGACCACCCTATTCGCCGAGTTGCAGCACCGCGTCGCCAACAATCTCTCCTTCGTCAGTTCGCTGCTCATGCTTCAGAAAGCGGCCGTCGCCGCCGATCCGGCGTCGGCCGAGAACGCGTTCGACGACGCCATGCACCGGCTGGAGATGATGTCCAGGCTGCACCGCCGGCTGCACGAACCGGCCGCCCTGGACCAGCCGCTCGGCGACTATCTCGGCGGCCTCTGCGACGACCTTCTGAAAGCCACCGGCGCCTCGAACGTCGCCTGCCGCGTGCAGGCCGACGATGTCCGCATGGACCTCCGCGGGCTCACGGCGCTGTCCCTGATCCTGACCGAGCTGATGACCAATTCGGTCAAGCACGCCTTCAAGGGGCGCGACCACGGAGTGATCGAGGTGGACCTGAAGCGCCTCGACCCGCATCGCGCCTCGCTCACCGTGGCCGACGACGGTCCGGGGATGCCGCGGGAGGTCGTCCCGAGCCTCGGCCTCCAGATCATCGAGGGCCTGGTCTCCCAGCTCGACGGGGAGCTGGTCCTGCCGGAACCGGGCGCCAGCCTGACCCGAATCGTCTTCCCCGCGTGA
- a CDS encoding CynX/NimT family MFS transporter: protein MNRVAAQGRKPTLADDLLIDAEDTSASETKLPRRILLLGAALVLVALNLRPALSSLGPILPEVIRDTGVSAFGASILTTAPVLCLGLAGFLAPRTARRLGTERAIALFLLVLAAGTALRGLAGFPGLLAGSIVAGLGIGVIGVLLPGLVKRDFPAHASLMTGVYTMALCAGAAGAAGLTVPLQAAFDGSWAAALAAWGLPALVAALVWFPLADRSGRGSARPPTLPVFGLWRDPLAWQVTFYMGLQSAVAYMVFGWLAPILRDRGLDPVMAGLVVSCSIMVQIPAALAAPLLATRRPSQSLAAVILMGSTLAGILGFFHAPLGSVWLWAVLLGIGQGGNFALALTIIVLRSKDSHVAAYLSGMAQSVGYTLAACGPLGVGLLHDWTGGWHAVGLLFVGVCLVAALFGIAAGRDRHVLPSRQTP from the coding sequence ATGAACAGAGTGGCCGCGCAGGGCCGGAAGCCGACGCTGGCCGATGATCTCCTGATCGACGCCGAGGATACTTCCGCCTCCGAAACGAAATTGCCCCGCCGCATCCTGCTGCTGGGGGCGGCGCTGGTGCTGGTGGCGCTGAACCTGCGCCCGGCGCTGTCCAGCCTCGGGCCGATCCTGCCGGAGGTGATCCGAGACACCGGTGTCTCGGCGTTCGGCGCCAGCATCCTGACGACCGCGCCGGTCCTCTGCCTGGGGCTGGCCGGCTTCCTGGCGCCGCGCACGGCGCGGCGGCTGGGCACGGAGCGCGCGATCGCGCTGTTCCTGCTGGTCCTGGCGGCGGGAACCGCGCTGCGCGGCCTCGCCGGCTTCCCGGGATTGCTGGCCGGATCGATCGTCGCCGGCCTCGGCATCGGGGTTATCGGCGTGCTGCTGCCGGGCTTGGTCAAGCGCGACTTCCCGGCCCATGCCAGCCTGATGACCGGCGTCTACACCATGGCGCTGTGCGCCGGCGCCGCCGGCGCCGCCGGGTTGACGGTCCCGCTCCAGGCGGCGTTCGACGGAAGCTGGGCCGCGGCCCTGGCCGCCTGGGGCCTGCCGGCGCTGGTCGCGGCGCTGGTCTGGTTCCCGCTGGCGGACCGGAGCGGGCGCGGCTCGGCCCGGCCGCCGACGCTGCCGGTGTTCGGGCTTTGGCGCGACCCGCTGGCTTGGCAGGTCACCTTCTACATGGGCCTGCAATCGGCGGTCGCCTACATGGTGTTCGGCTGGCTGGCGCCGATCCTGCGGGACCGCGGCCTGGACCCGGTCATGGCCGGGCTGGTGGTCTCCTGCTCGATCATGGTCCAGATCCCGGCGGCGCTGGCCGCCCCGCTGCTGGCGACCCGCCGCCCGTCGCAGAGCCTGGCGGCGGTCATCCTGATGGGCTCCACCCTGGCGGGGATCCTGGGCTTCTTCCATGCGCCGCTCGGCTCGGTCTGGCTATGGGCCGTGCTGCTGGGGATCGGGCAGGGCGGCAACTTCGCGCTGGCCCTGACCATCATCGTGCTGCGCTCGAAGGACAGCCACGTGGCGGCATATCTTTCTGGCATGGCGCAGAGCGTAGGATACACCCTGGCCGCCTGCGGGCCGCTGGGGGTCGGGCTGCTGCACGACTGGACCGGCGGCTGGCACGCGGTCGGCCTGCTGTTCGTCGGCGTCTGCCTGGTCGCGGCCCTGTTCGGCATCGCCGCCGGGCGCGACCGACACGTCCTGCCGTCCCGGCAAACCCCTTGA
- a CDS encoding AEC family transporter, translating to MMIFINIILPVFGLILVGYVAGRTSILPPAAVRGVANAATWLMIPVLLFRSTAAEGTARNMEPAIALAYFGGCLVILALALACGRTLFRLRLDQLGVFGMAAMYSNAVLLGLPLIQTAFGPEGVVLQTKIIAFHSLILLPVTTVLIAVGRGHSGGLMSIVLPAVKETLSNPIIIGLVSGLAWSFTGLGIWEPLDRMTAMLAAAASPTALIALGAAQAQSALRIGGELVEALTVAVLKLVLHPLVVWLLAAKVAGLSPEAVAVATVTAALPAGANVYLQAHQFGCYVAGAVNAVMLTTLLSVVSITVVLALLHPV from the coding sequence ATGATGATCTTCATCAACATCATTCTGCCGGTGTTCGGCCTGATCCTGGTCGGCTACGTCGCCGGGCGGACGTCGATCCTGCCGCCGGCGGCGGTGCGCGGCGTCGCCAACGCGGCGACCTGGCTGATGATCCCCGTGCTGCTGTTCCGCTCCACGGCGGCGGAAGGGACGGCCCGGAACATGGAACCCGCCATAGCGCTGGCCTATTTCGGCGGCTGCCTGGTCATCCTGGCCCTGGCGCTCGCCTGCGGCCGGACGCTGTTCCGGCTGCGGCTCGACCAGCTCGGCGTGTTCGGCATGGCGGCGATGTATTCCAACGCCGTGCTGCTCGGCCTTCCGTTGATCCAGACCGCCTTCGGTCCCGAGGGCGTCGTCCTCCAGACCAAGATCATCGCCTTCCACTCGCTCATCCTGCTTCCGGTGACCACGGTCCTGATCGCCGTCGGGCGGGGACATTCCGGGGGGTTGATGTCGATCGTCCTGCCCGCGGTGAAGGAGACCCTGTCCAACCCGATCATCATCGGCCTGGTGAGCGGCCTCGCCTGGAGCTTCACCGGCCTGGGCATCTGGGAGCCGCTGGACAGGATGACCGCGATGCTCGCCGCCGCGGCGTCGCCGACCGCCCTGATCGCGCTGGGCGCCGCGCAGGCCCAGAGCGCGCTCCGCATCGGCGGCGAACTGGTGGAGGCCCTCACCGTGGCCGTCCTCAAGCTGGTGCTGCATCCCCTGGTCGTCTGGCTGCTGGCGGCCAAGGTCGCGGGCCTGTCGCCCGAGGCCGTCGCCGTGGCGACCGTCACCGCCGCCTTGCCTGCCGGAGCCAACGTGTACCTGCAAGCCCACCAGTTCGGCTGCTATGTCGCCGGCGCCGTCAATGCCGTCATGCTGACGACCCTGCTGTCCGTGGTCAGCATCACCGTGGTCCTGGCGCTGCTTCATCCGGTCTGA
- a CDS encoding ABC transporter permease: protein MSWLRGRLSNIAPFITLLFLVAFFSIASPSFATLDNVGNILNQISITAIMAVGLTYVILCAEIDLSVASVANATGIVLAYFTLQDSYANIAHVPMPGWVAILFAFGACFALGAVNAFGVTRIGIPSFIMTLAMLQIGAGICAMLVRGQIAYNVPPLVQTLGQQALGPVPYVVIVAAAFLLVGHLVLTYTRFGRYVYMVGGNREAAEYSGVNVKLVIASVMIISAVCSGVAGMVGVAYFGSAQQNEFDSYLLDSISAVVVGGTSLFGGRGGIGNTIVGLLVLGVLNNGLDHINIDSFLKILIRGLILLAALVINIYAQRLRTAQAATTH, encoded by the coding sequence ATGAGCTGGCTGCGCGGGCGGCTGAGCAACATAGCGCCCTTCATCACCCTGCTGTTCCTGGTCGCCTTCTTCTCCATCGCCAGCCCGTCCTTCGCGACGCTGGACAATGTCGGCAACATCCTCAACCAGATCTCCATCACGGCGATCATGGCGGTGGGCCTGACCTACGTCATCCTGTGCGCCGAGATCGACCTGAGCGTCGCCAGCGTCGCCAACGCCACCGGCATCGTGCTGGCCTATTTCACGCTCCAGGACAGTTACGCCAACATCGCCCACGTGCCGATGCCGGGCTGGGTCGCCATCCTGTTCGCGTTCGGCGCCTGTTTCGCGCTGGGGGCGGTCAACGCCTTCGGCGTGACCCGGATCGGCATCCCGTCCTTCATCATGACGCTCGCCATGCTCCAGATCGGGGCGGGAATCTGCGCCATGCTGGTGCGCGGCCAGATCGCCTACAACGTCCCGCCGCTGGTCCAGACCCTGGGGCAGCAGGCGCTGGGGCCGGTGCCCTATGTGGTGATCGTCGCGGCGGCGTTCCTGCTGGTCGGGCACCTGGTGCTGACATACACGCGGTTCGGCCGGTACGTCTACATGGTCGGCGGCAACCGGGAAGCGGCGGAATATTCCGGCGTCAACGTCAAGCTGGTGATCGCCTCGGTCATGATCATCTCCGCCGTCTGCTCCGGCGTGGCGGGCATGGTCGGCGTGGCCTATTTCGGCAGCGCCCAGCAGAACGAGTTCGACAGCTACCTGCTCGATTCGATCTCCGCCGTGGTGGTCGGCGGCACCAGCCTGTTCGGCGGGCGGGGCGGCATCGGCAACACGATCGTGGGATTGCTGGTGCTGGGCGTGCTCAACAACGGGCTGGACCACATCAACATCGACAGCTTCCTGAAGATCCTGATCCGCGGGCTGATCCTGCTGGCGGCCCTGGTCATCAACATCTACGCCCAGCGCCTGCGCACCGCCCAGGCGGCGACTACCCATTAG